Proteins from one Embleya scabrispora genomic window:
- a CDS encoding sensor histidine kinase, with protein sequence MPRQRTQPWPVRHAGLVIHAGFLLLLTASLGRYTVRHGTDGRAPWVFALAALLAALYLAGLALPPERSPARLAWLAAVLAAWLALVTAAPSFAWCAVPLLYTGLRVLPTRAAIGTVVLLTTAVVIAQYRLADTIDPSLFLGPPAVAAIATAVFTRMRSDQERLRATAAELAVSERRAGTLAERERLSREIHDTIAQGTSSLRMLLQAADRAWDTDPAAARAHVRRAERVAALGVEETRRFVRDLAPVELADAPGLAGGLARVVDRFRADDGPDVTLAVDGRPRPLPAPVEAALTRTAQGALANVREHAGARSVHVTLTYLPDRVALDIRDDGDGFDPTLPRGGDLRGYGLPSLRRRLAEVGGELTVESAPGEGTALAATVPDAAAPTTRTSPPLADPDPGAAP encoded by the coding sequence GTGCCCCGACAGCGAACACAACCGTGGCCGGTCCGGCACGCCGGACTGGTGATCCACGCGGGATTCCTGCTGCTGCTCACCGCGTCGCTGGGCCGCTACACGGTCCGGCACGGCACCGACGGCCGGGCCCCGTGGGTGTTCGCGCTGGCCGCACTGCTCGCCGCGCTCTACCTGGCCGGCCTGGCGCTGCCGCCGGAGCGTTCGCCCGCCCGGCTGGCCTGGCTGGCCGCGGTGCTCGCCGCGTGGCTGGCGCTGGTCACCGCCGCGCCCAGCTTCGCGTGGTGCGCGGTGCCGCTGCTGTACACCGGTCTGCGGGTGCTGCCGACCCGCGCGGCGATCGGCACGGTCGTCCTGCTGACGACGGCCGTGGTGATCGCCCAGTATCGGCTCGCCGACACGATCGACCCCAGCCTGTTCCTCGGCCCGCCCGCGGTCGCCGCGATCGCCACCGCCGTGTTCACCCGCATGCGCAGCGACCAGGAACGGCTGCGCGCCACGGCCGCGGAACTCGCGGTCAGCGAGCGCCGGGCGGGCACGCTGGCCGAACGCGAGCGGTTGTCCCGGGAGATCCACGACACCATCGCCCAGGGCACCTCCAGCCTGCGCATGTTGCTCCAGGCCGCCGACCGCGCCTGGGACACCGACCCGGCGGCGGCCCGCGCGCACGTACGCCGGGCCGAGCGGGTGGCGGCGCTCGGCGTGGAGGAGACCCGCCGCTTCGTCCGGGACCTGGCGCCCGTCGAACTGGCCGACGCACCCGGCCTCGCGGGCGGCCTGGCCCGGGTCGTCGACCGCTTCCGGGCCGACGACGGGCCCGACGTCACGCTCGCCGTGGACGGACGACCCCGCCCGCTGCCCGCGCCGGTCGAGGCCGCGCTCACCCGGACCGCCCAGGGCGCGCTGGCCAACGTGCGCGAGCACGCCGGGGCCCGGTCGGTGCACGTGACCCTCACGTACCTGCCGGACCGGGTCGCCCTGGACATCCGCGACGACGGCGACGGCTTCGACCCGACCCTGCCCCGCGGCGGCGACCTGCGCGGCTACGGCCTGCCCTCGCTGCGCCGCCGCCTGGCCGAGGTCGGCGGCGAACTCACCGTCGAAAGCGCCCCCGGCGAGGGCACCGCCCTGGCCGCCACCGTCCCGGACGCCGCGGCCCCCACGACCCGCACCTCGCCCCCGCTCGCCGACCCCGACCCCGGAGCCGCCCCGTGA
- a CDS encoding response regulator codes for MTPIRLVVCDDHAVVRAGLLALFAGEDGIEVIGEAAGGEEAVRLAAALRPDVVLMDLQLVGGIDGVEATGRLLALPEPPHVLVLTMYDTDADVSRAIEAGAAGYLLKAGSPEDLFRAVRDAAAGRTVLAPEVAARLFSRMRRPDGALTVREVEILQLLARGVGNAEIARRLFISQATVKTHLGHIYAKLGVDTRTAAVSVATERRLIRLT; via the coding sequence GTGACGCCGATCCGTCTCGTCGTCTGTGACGACCACGCCGTGGTGCGGGCCGGGCTGCTCGCCCTGTTCGCCGGTGAGGACGGGATCGAGGTGATCGGGGAGGCGGCCGGCGGCGAGGAGGCGGTCCGGCTCGCCGCCGCGCTGCGCCCCGACGTGGTGCTGATGGACCTGCAACTGGTCGGCGGGATCGACGGCGTGGAGGCCACCGGGCGACTGCTTGCGCTGCCCGAGCCGCCACACGTTCTGGTGTTGACCATGTACGACACCGACGCGGACGTCTCGCGCGCGATCGAGGCGGGCGCGGCCGGCTACCTGCTCAAGGCGGGCAGCCCCGAGGACCTGTTCCGGGCCGTGCGCGACGCCGCCGCGGGCCGCACCGTACTGGCCCCGGAGGTGGCCGCCCGCCTGTTCAGCCGGATGCGCAGGCCGGACGGCGCGCTCACCGTCCGCGAGGTGGAGATCCTGCAACTGCTCGCGCGCGGCGTGGGCAACGCGGAGATCGCCCGCCGATTGTTCATCTCCCAGGCCACGGTGAAGACCCACCTGGGCCACATCTACGCGAAGCTCGGCGTGGACACCCGTACCGCCGCGGTCAGCGTCGCCACCGAGCGGCGCCTGATCCGGCTCACCTGA
- a CDS encoding GH1 family beta-glucosidase: protein MTSPATSPATPWDLPAGFSWGTATAAYQIEGAVDEDGRGPSVWDTFCAEPGRIRDGHTGAVACDHYHRWAEDVDLMAGLGVDAYRFSIAWPRVQPDGRGRPNPAGLDFYDRLVDALIARGITPTPTLFHWDLPQALEDDGGWLARDTATRFADYAGHVADRLGDRVRTWITLNEPFIHMAWGYALGVHAPGHALLLDALPAAHHQLLGHGLAARLLREAGAERILVSNNLTPVTAASESEADRAAAAAYDTLHNRLFTDPLLLGRYPDLAAYGHDRDALPFVEPGDLDLIGGSLTGLGVNYYNPTVIAAAEPDAALPFTTVEITGVPRTAFDWPVVPEGLTTLLTGLGARYGDALPPIWITENGCSTAEGRDDPERIAFLDGHIAAVAAAGKAGIDVRGYYVWSLLDNFEWAEGYSQRFGLIHVDFATGTRTPRASYHWLRERIGAGRPG from the coding sequence ATGACGTCCCCCGCCACGTCCCCCGCCACCCCCTGGGACCTGCCCGCCGGATTCTCCTGGGGCACCGCCACCGCTGCCTACCAGATCGAGGGCGCGGTCGACGAGGACGGCCGCGGCCCCTCGGTCTGGGACACCTTCTGCGCCGAGCCCGGCCGGATCCGCGACGGCCACACCGGCGCGGTGGCGTGCGACCATTACCACCGCTGGGCCGAGGACGTCGACCTGATGGCCGGCCTGGGCGTGGACGCCTATCGCTTCTCCATCGCCTGGCCCCGCGTACAACCCGACGGCCGGGGCCGGCCCAACCCGGCCGGCCTGGACTTCTACGACCGTCTCGTCGACGCGCTGATCGCCCGCGGCATCACCCCCACCCCCACGCTGTTCCACTGGGACCTGCCGCAGGCCCTGGAGGACGACGGCGGCTGGCTCGCCCGGGACACCGCCACCCGATTCGCCGACTACGCCGGACACGTGGCGGACCGCCTCGGCGACCGGGTGCGCACCTGGATCACCCTCAACGAGCCCTTCATCCACATGGCCTGGGGCTACGCGCTCGGCGTGCACGCACCCGGTCACGCGCTGCTCCTGGACGCGCTGCCGGCCGCGCATCACCAACTGCTCGGTCACGGACTGGCCGCACGGCTGCTGCGCGAGGCCGGCGCCGAGCGCATCCTGGTGTCCAACAACCTGACCCCGGTGACCGCCGCGAGCGAGAGCGAGGCCGATCGCGCCGCCGCGGCCGCCTACGACACCCTGCACAACCGGCTGTTCACCGATCCGCTGCTGCTCGGCCGCTACCCGGACCTGGCCGCCTACGGCCACGACCGCGACGCGCTGCCGTTCGTCGAACCCGGCGACCTCGACCTGATCGGCGGCTCGCTCACCGGCCTGGGCGTCAACTACTACAACCCGACGGTGATCGCCGCGGCCGAGCCGGACGCGGCGCTGCCGTTCACCACGGTGGAGATCACCGGTGTGCCGCGCACCGCGTTCGACTGGCCGGTGGTGCCGGAGGGGCTGACCACCCTGCTGACCGGACTCGGGGCGCGCTACGGCGACGCGCTGCCGCCGATCTGGATCACCGAGAACGGTTGCTCGACCGCCGAGGGCCGGGACGATCCGGAACGCATCGCGTTCCTCGACGGCCATATCGCCGCGGTGGCGGCGGCGGGCAAAGCGGGAATCGACGTGCGCGGCTATTACGTGTGGTCCCTGCTCGACAACTTCGAATGGGCCGAGGGCTATTCCCAGCGCTTCGGCCTGATCCATGTCGACTTCGCGACCGGGACCCGCACGCCGAGGGCGTCGTATCACTGGCTGCGCGAGCGCATCGGCGCCGGGCGGCCCGGATAA
- a CDS encoding GlcG/HbpS family heme-binding protein has protein sequence MSNFSTRGRVLTGVFSLAAVGAVTAGVAAAQVPSATEARHDARPAPAVVQVKTLGVDAASKAAQAALDAAEKDGQKVTVVVVARDGSTRVVLKGDGAGPQSEESARRKAYTAVSWNAPTSALAQRVTAPGASLRDIPGTLFLAGAVPVAVDGAPIVGIGVAGAPAGDLDEKYAAEGLAAIAGQLK, from the coding sequence ATGAGCAACTTTTCCACGCGTGGTCGGGTACTGACCGGGGTCTTCTCGCTGGCGGCGGTCGGCGCGGTCACCGCCGGCGTCGCGGCGGCCCAGGTGCCGAGCGCGACCGAGGCCCGGCACGACGCGCGGCCGGCGCCGGCCGTGGTGCAGGTCAAGACGCTGGGCGTGGACGCCGCGAGCAAGGCCGCGCAGGCCGCGCTCGACGCCGCCGAGAAGGACGGCCAGAAGGTCACCGTGGTCGTGGTGGCCCGCGACGGCTCGACGCGCGTGGTGCTCAAGGGCGACGGCGCGGGCCCGCAGTCGGAGGAGTCGGCCCGGCGCAAGGCGTACACCGCCGTGTCGTGGAACGCGCCGACCTCGGCGCTGGCCCAGCGGGTGACCGCGCCGGGCGCCTCGCTCCGGGACATCCCCGGCACGCTGTTCCTGGCCGGCGCGGTACCGGTGGCGGTGGACGGCGCCCCGATCGTGGGCATCGGGGTGGCCGGTGCCCCCGCCGGCGACCTGGACGAGAAGTACGCCGCCGAGGGCCTGGCCGCGATCGCCGGTCAGCTGAAGTAG
- a CDS encoding ABC transporter ATP-binding protein, with translation MTTGPAPGRPEHGWLRRLMAASWRYRSSVLIAFGASLVGMAVTALVPLVQRRVVDDAVAGETGGLVPLSILLVGAALVTFGCAYARRYVGGKLSLDVQYDLRTRIFGALSRLDGARQDELQTGQIVSRGISDVTMVQGFMAMIPMMTGNVLLFVISLGVMFWLSPLLTVVSLAVGPGLFAVAYLSRKRLFPATWQAQQDAAALAGVVESAVTGVRVVKGFGQEEQELARLEAAGRTLFASRLRSVRLNSRYTPTLSAIPALGQVGVLALGGWLAVRGEITLGTFLAFSAYLGQLVGPVRMLSGLLTFGQQARASVERIFEVIDSQPVVTERPDAEVLPAVAASVELANVRFGYVASRPVLDGLSLRVEPGETLALVGTSGSGKSTVSMLLPRFYDVQSGAIRVDGRDVRDLTFDSLRAAIGLVMEDSFLFSDSVRANIAYGRPDATDEQVRAAARAAEADEFIRELPDGYATVVGEQGLTLSGGQRQRVALARALLTDPRILLLDDATSAVDPKVEAEIHATLHRVMAGRTTILVAHRRSTLELADRIAVLDRGRLVDVGTHDQLTARCSLYRLLLSGPGDDAEGVDAHLPSPLAEAGAASGGANGVTPGLWDRATASSDRPAPSTSAMARTRTGGGPGNWAAMLQATPELLAQVQKLPPATDTPDVDDAAARRSDTAFDLRSLLRPFRWALLLGFVLVILDTGAQLALPALIRDGIDRGIDDGATGAIMTVSLIAIVIVMADWFVNVGQAMVAGRTGERLLYTLRVKTFAHLQRLGLDYYERELSGRIMTRMTTDVDALSTFLQTGLISAVVSVLTFFGIMVALLVLDWELGLIVMSVLPVLIAATVVFRSRSSKAYTEAREKVSVVNADLQENVAGLRVSQAFRREGRNSERFAERSDDYRASRLRAQRYIALYFPFGQFLSSLAAALALIVGAHRVGGGTLSAGALIAYLLYIDMFFSPIQQLSQVFDGYQQAAVGLRRIRDLLRTPTTTPPPATAVPVPVGGLKGAIAFENVHFAYNAPAFAEAEAGSEAGSVAAGSPEVLSGVTLRIEPGETLALVGQTGAGKSTLVKLVARFYDVTSGAVTVDGVDVRDYDLAAYRHRLGIVPQEAYLAPGSVRDAIAYGRPDADDAEVEAAARAVGAHAAIADLAGGYLHDVGERGRNLSAGQRQLIALARAYLVDPDILLLDEATAALDLATEAAVTRATETLTGRRTTLVVAHRLTTAARADRIAVIDRGRLVELGTHTELLTKSGPYASLWAAFTATTKRAA, from the coding sequence ATGACAACCGGACCCGCGCCAGGCCGCCCCGAACACGGCTGGCTCCGCCGACTCATGGCGGCCTCGTGGCGGTATCGGAGCAGCGTTCTGATCGCGTTCGGCGCCTCCCTCGTGGGAATGGCCGTGACCGCGCTCGTACCGCTCGTCCAGCGCCGGGTGGTCGACGACGCGGTCGCGGGTGAGACGGGCGGCCTCGTGCCGCTGTCGATCCTGCTCGTGGGCGCGGCCCTGGTGACCTTCGGGTGTGCCTACGCCCGGCGCTATGTCGGCGGCAAGTTGTCCCTCGACGTGCAGTACGACCTGCGCACCCGGATCTTCGGCGCGCTCTCCCGCCTGGACGGGGCCCGGCAGGACGAGTTGCAGACCGGACAGATCGTCAGCCGGGGCATCTCCGACGTGACCATGGTCCAGGGCTTCATGGCGATGATCCCGATGATGACCGGCAACGTACTGCTGTTCGTCATCTCGCTCGGCGTGATGTTCTGGCTGTCCCCGCTGCTCACGGTGGTCTCGCTGGCGGTGGGTCCGGGGCTGTTCGCGGTGGCCTACCTGTCCAGGAAGCGACTATTCCCGGCCACGTGGCAGGCCCAGCAGGACGCCGCCGCGCTGGCCGGGGTGGTGGAGAGCGCGGTCACCGGGGTGCGGGTGGTCAAGGGTTTCGGGCAGGAGGAGCAGGAGTTGGCCCGGCTCGAGGCGGCCGGCCGCACGCTGTTCGCGTCCCGGTTGCGCTCGGTGCGGTTGAACAGCCGGTACACCCCGACGTTGTCCGCGATCCCCGCGCTCGGTCAGGTCGGCGTGCTCGCGCTCGGCGGGTGGTTGGCGGTGCGCGGCGAGATCACCCTCGGTACGTTCCTCGCGTTCTCCGCCTATCTGGGCCAGTTGGTCGGCCCGGTGCGGATGTTGTCCGGCCTGCTGACCTTCGGCCAGCAGGCGCGGGCCAGCGTGGAGCGCATCTTCGAGGTGATCGACTCGCAGCCGGTCGTGACCGAGAGGCCGGACGCCGAGGTGTTGCCGGCGGTCGCCGCCTCGGTCGAGTTGGCGAACGTGCGGTTCGGCTACGTCGCCTCGCGGCCGGTGCTGGACGGGCTGTCGCTGCGGGTGGAGCCGGGCGAGACCTTGGCGCTTGTGGGCACGTCCGGATCGGGCAAGTCCACCGTGTCGATGCTGCTCCCCCGGTTCTACGACGTGCAGTCGGGCGCGATCCGGGTGGACGGGCGCGACGTGCGGGACCTGACCTTCGATTCGCTGCGCGCGGCGATCGGGCTGGTGATGGAGGACAGCTTCCTGTTCTCCGACTCGGTGCGCGCGAACATCGCCTACGGCCGGCCGGACGCGACCGACGAGCAGGTGCGCGCGGCGGCGCGGGCGGCCGAGGCGGACGAGTTCATCCGCGAACTGCCCGACGGCTACGCCACGGTGGTCGGCGAGCAGGGGCTGACCCTGTCCGGCGGGCAGCGGCAACGGGTGGCGCTGGCGCGGGCGTTGCTCACCGACCCGCGCATCCTGCTGCTCGACGACGCCACTTCGGCGGTGGACCCCAAGGTCGAGGCGGAGATCCACGCCACGCTGCACCGGGTGATGGCGGGGCGGACCACGATCCTGGTCGCGCACCGCCGCTCGACGTTGGAACTGGCCGACCGGATCGCGGTGTTGGACCGGGGCCGGCTGGTGGACGTGGGCACGCACGACCAGTTGACCGCGCGGTGTTCGCTGTATCGCCTGCTGCTGTCCGGTCCGGGCGACGACGCCGAGGGGGTGGACGCGCACCTTCCGTCGCCGCTCGCCGAGGCGGGGGCGGCCTCGGGCGGCGCGAACGGGGTGACGCCCGGGTTGTGGGATCGCGCGACGGCGTCGTCCGATCGCCCGGCGCCGAGTACGAGTGCGATGGCCCGTACCCGGACCGGTGGTGGTCCGGGGAATTGGGCGGCGATGCTCCAGGCCACGCCCGAACTGCTGGCCCAGGTGCAGAAGTTGCCCCCGGCGACGGATACGCCCGATGTGGACGACGCGGCGGCGCGGCGCTCGGACACGGCGTTCGATCTGCGGTCGCTGCTGCGGCCGTTCCGCTGGGCGCTGCTGCTCGGGTTCGTGCTGGTGATCCTGGACACCGGCGCCCAGCTCGCGTTGCCGGCGCTGATCCGGGACGGGATCGACCGGGGCATCGACGACGGGGCCACCGGCGCGATCATGACGGTGTCGCTGATCGCCATCGTGATCGTGATGGCGGACTGGTTCGTCAACGTCGGACAGGCGATGGTCGCGGGCCGTACCGGCGAGCGGTTGCTGTACACGCTGCGGGTGAAGACGTTCGCGCATCTGCAACGGCTCGGTCTGGACTACTACGAACGCGAGTTGTCCGGGCGGATCATGACCCGGATGACCACCGACGTGGACGCGCTGTCCACGTTCTTGCAGACCGGGCTGATCAGCGCGGTGGTCAGTGTGCTGACCTTCTTCGGGATCATGGTCGCGCTGCTCGTGCTCGACTGGGAGCTCGGGCTGATCGTGATGAGCGTGCTGCCGGTGTTGATCGCGGCGACGGTGGTGTTCCGGTCGCGGTCGTCGAAGGCGTACACCGAGGCGCGCGAGAAGGTCAGCGTGGTCAACGCCGATCTCCAGGAGAACGTCGCGGGGTTGCGGGTGTCGCAGGCGTTTCGGCGCGAGGGGCGCAACTCGGAGCGGTTCGCCGAGCGCAGCGACGACTACCGCGCGTCCCGGCTTCGGGCGCAGCGCTACATCGCGCTGTACTTCCCGTTCGGGCAGTTCCTGTCCAGCCTCGCGGCGGCGCTCGCGCTGATCGTCGGGGCGCATCGCGTGGGCGGCGGGACGTTGTCGGCCGGTGCGTTGATCGCGTACCTGCTCTACATCGACATGTTCTTCTCGCCGATCCAGCAGCTGTCGCAGGTGTTCGACGGGTATCAGCAGGCGGCGGTGGGGCTGCGCCGAATCCGGGATCTGCTGCGTACGCCCACCACGACACCGCCGCCGGCCACCGCGGTGCCGGTGCCGGTGGGCGGGCTCAAGGGCGCGATCGCCTTCGAGAACGTGCACTTCGCGTACAACGCACCCGCGTTCGCGGAGGCGGAGGCCGGATCGGAGGCGGGGTCGGTGGCCGCGGGGTCGCCCGAGGTGTTGTCGGGAGTGACGTTGCGGATCGAGCCGGGTGAGACGCTCGCGCTGGTCGGACAGACGGGTGCGGGCAAGTCGACGCTGGTCAAGCTGGTGGCCCGGTTCTACGACGTGACGTCCGGTGCGGTGACGGTGGACGGGGTGGACGTCCGCGACTACGACCTCGCGGCCTACCGACACCGGCTCGGCATCGTCCCACAGGAGGCGTATCTGGCCCCCGGCAGCGTCCGGGACGCCATCGCGTACGGCCGCCCGGACGCCGACGACGCCGAGGTCGAGGCGGCGGCCCGCGCGGTCGGCGCACACGCGGCGATCGCCGACCTGGCCGGGGGCTATCTGCACGACGTCGGCGAACGCGGCCGCAACCTGTCGGCGGGGCAACGCCAGTTGATCGCGCTCGCCCGGGCCTATCTGGTCGACCCGGACATCCTCTTGCTCGACGAGGCCACCGCCGCCCTCGACCTCGCCACGGAGGCCGCGGTCACCCGAGCCACGGAAACCCTCACCGGCCGCCGCACCACCCTGGTCGTGGCCCACCGCCTCACCACCGCCGCCCGAGCCGACCGCATCGCGGTAATCGACCGCGGCCGCCTGGTCGAACTCGGCACCCACACCGAACTCCTCACCAAATCCGGCCCCTACGCCTCCCTATGGGCAGCCTTCACCGCCACCACCAAACGCGCCGCCTGA
- a CDS encoding SDR family NAD(P)-dependent oxidoreductase, with translation MPFGPDTTTDEVLAGLDPSGRTVLITGGTSGLGRESARVLAAAGARVVVTARDADKGRAALAQLPDGVEYAVLDLTSLASIRAGAAQVRERFPRVDVLINNAGVMATPFERTVDGFELQFGTNHLGHFLWTNLLVSTLGAGARVVNLSSAGHVASDVRWADPNYESAPEEYHPWTAYGASKTANILFTVELDRRLRERGVRCYAVHPGMVATNLGRYLTPAAGRELHKKVTAAKMPPLKRVESGAATQVWAATAPELADVGGVYLADCAISAEHAPWALDVAAAARLWTLSEALVGQDFPG, from the coding sequence ATGCCTTTCGGACCCGACACCACCACCGACGAGGTCCTGGCCGGCCTCGACCCGAGCGGTCGCACCGTGCTGATCACCGGCGGCACCTCCGGCCTGGGCCGGGAGAGCGCGCGGGTGCTCGCGGCGGCCGGGGCGCGCGTGGTGGTGACCGCGCGCGACGCGGACAAGGGCCGGGCGGCGCTCGCCCAACTGCCCGACGGCGTCGAGTACGCCGTGCTCGACCTGACCTCGCTCGCCTCGATCCGCGCGGGCGCCGCGCAGGTGCGCGAGCGCTTTCCCCGGGTGGACGTGCTGATCAACAACGCGGGCGTGATGGCCACCCCGTTCGAGCGCACCGTCGACGGCTTCGAGCTCCAGTTCGGCACCAATCACCTGGGCCACTTCCTGTGGACCAACCTGCTCGTGTCGACCCTGGGCGCGGGCGCGCGCGTGGTCAACCTCAGCTCCGCCGGACACGTCGCCTCGGACGTGCGCTGGGCCGACCCGAACTACGAGAGCGCGCCGGAGGAGTACCACCCCTGGACGGCGTACGGCGCGTCCAAGACGGCGAACATCCTGTTCACCGTCGAACTGGACCGCCGGCTGCGCGAGCGCGGCGTGCGCTGCTACGCGGTGCACCCGGGCATGGTCGCGACCAACCTCGGCCGATACCTGACCCCCGCCGCCGGGCGGGAGTTGCACAAGAAGGTCACCGCCGCGAAGATGCCGCCGCTCAAGCGGGTGGAGAGCGGCGCCGCGACCCAGGTATGGGCGGCGACCGCGCCCGAACTCGCGGACGTCGGCGGGGTGTACCTCGCCGACTGCGCGATCAGCGCCGAGCACGCGCCGTGGGCGCTCGACGTCGCCGCGGCGGCGCGGTTGTGGACGCTCTCCGAGGCGCTGGTCGGCCAGGACTTCCCCGGGTGA
- a CDS encoding TIGR03617 family F420-dependent LLM class oxidoreductase yields the protein MRVYTGMDPRLPLREVPAHARRVEAAGFDGLGVAETVHDAFAAALLALEHTERIVVRTSVALAFVRSPLLSAYGAWDLARFSGGRFELGLGSQVRQNIEDRYGMPWSAPVARMRDYLGAVRAAFEAFRTGEPPAHHGPHHRLTRMQPYFNPGPDRETAPPRILLGGVGRGMCALAGELADGLVTHPTNSNPRYLRTLARPAVAEGRARASAPRRFELVAGTQVIAGPDRAALDAERERQRRLFAFLYSTPAYRGTLELYGWGELQDRLGEMIRRDAWAESGRLVTDEVLDTLVPMATYEELPDLITARWAGLADAVTVPLPGDPAHDGRIRDVVLALRRA from the coding sequence GTGAGGGTCTACACCGGGATGGACCCCCGGCTGCCGCTGCGCGAGGTGCCGGCCCACGCGCGGCGCGTCGAGGCGGCCGGGTTCGACGGACTGGGCGTGGCCGAGACCGTGCACGACGCGTTCGCCGCGGCGCTGCTCGCGCTGGAGCACACCGAGCGGATCGTGGTGCGCACCTCGGTGGCCCTGGCGTTCGTGCGCTCGCCACTGCTGAGCGCGTACGGCGCGTGGGACCTGGCCCGGTTCTCCGGCGGACGGTTCGAACTCGGCCTGGGCAGCCAGGTCCGGCAGAACATCGAGGACCGGTACGGGATGCCGTGGTCGGCGCCGGTGGCGCGGATGCGGGACTACCTGGGCGCGGTCCGGGCCGCGTTCGAGGCGTTTCGCACCGGCGAGCCGCCCGCCCACCACGGCCCGCACCACCGACTCACCCGGATGCAGCCCTACTTCAACCCCGGCCCGGACCGGGAGACCGCGCCGCCGAGGATCCTGCTCGGCGGGGTCGGCCGGGGGATGTGCGCGCTCGCGGGCGAACTCGCCGACGGGCTGGTCACCCACCCCACCAACTCGAACCCGCGCTACCTGCGGACGCTCGCCCGCCCGGCCGTGGCCGAGGGACGCGCCCGCGCGTCGGCCCCGCGCCGGTTCGAACTCGTCGCGGGCACGCAGGTGATCGCCGGTCCGGACCGGGCCGCGCTCGACGCGGAACGCGAGCGGCAGCGGCGGCTGTTCGCGTTCCTGTACTCCACGCCCGCCTATCGCGGCACGCTCGAGCTGTACGGCTGGGGCGAACTCCAGGACCGGCTGGGGGAGATGATCCGCCGCGACGCGTGGGCGGAGTCGGGTCGGCTGGTCACCGACGAGGTGCTGGACACGCTCGTCCCGATGGCCACCTACGAGGAGTTGCCCGACCTGATCACCGCGCGCTGGGCCGGTCTGGCGGACGCGGTCACCGTGCCGCTGCCGGGTGATCCGGCGCACGACGGGCGGATCCGGGACGTGGTGCTCGCGCTGCGCCGGGCGTGA